The Caldisericia bacterium genome segment GAGAAGCTATGAAAATGGGTGCAGATGTAGTTGGTGGAATCCCATGGATTGAATTCACTGAGGAAGACGAACAGGAACATATTGACAAGATGTTTGAAATTGCAAAGGAATTTGATAAACCTGTGTCCATGCTTGTTGATGACGCTGGTGATCCTGGATTAAGGACACTGGAGATGCTTGCCATCAAGGCGATAAAAGAGGGGTGGGAAGGAAGAGTTCTTGCTCACCATGCAAGAGCAATGGCTCTCTATCCAAAACCATACTTTATGAAACTTGTTGCCATTCTAAAGAAGGCAAAGATGGGAGTTATAAGTGATCCACACACAGGACCTCTTCATGCAAGAGTTAAAGAAATGATAGAGGAAGGTGCACTTGTAGCCCTTGGTCAGGATGATATATCAGATGCTTACTATCCTTATGGTAGAAATAACATGTTGGAAGTAGCATTCCTTTCATCCCATATTTTATGGATGACAACAAGTGAAGATATGGAAAAACTCTATGACATGATAACAATTGATGCTGCAAAAGCTATGGGGATAAAGAACTTTGGTCTAAAAGAAGGAAATGATGCACATCTTGTTATTCTAAAAGAGGAAAATGTTCTTGAAGCTTTAAGAAATCATGATGAACCAGCATATGTTATAAGTCACGGAAAATTGGTGGATAAAGAAAAGTTTAGAGGGTAAGAAAGAATTTAAAAAGGGAGGGCAGATGCCCTCCCTTTTATTTTTACCTTCCCTCCTCCCCTCTTATTATCTCCTTAATCCTTGAAATTCTTGCATGAGATTCTCTCTCCAACTCATCAAGTTTATTTGTAATGTATTTTATGGTCTCCTCAAGAGATGGTATCATTATGTATTCAAGGGCATTTACCCTTCTCCTTGTTTTTTCTATGTCTCTTGATAACTCCTCAAGAGTTTTTATCTTCTCCGCAAGAGAGATAAGTTTTGGCAAAAACTTTATAAACCCCTGAATTCCAAAATCATATTCAGGGGTTGTTATGTTAACTGGGTAGCCAAAGACTTTTCCTTTTATATCAAGTTTAAATTCTGGAACAACTACCCCCATTATATTTTTCTTCTCATGCTTTAATCTTATGTCTGCTCTTTTTTTAGATAGAAGTTTTATCGTCTCCTTCCCCATTTCGCTTTCTGCAAGGGCAAAGAGGCTTTCAATCCTTAAATACTCTCTATCAACAATTTCTGTCTCCTCTCTAAACTCTTTGGCAGTTTTTATAAAATCCTTCATCATTCCTTCCAGTTTATCCTTTAGAAGTTTATGACCCCTTCTTGCAATATTAAGCCTCCGCTTTAGGCGGAGGAGAACCATTCTATTAGGATTTGCTTTTATCTTCATCTATAAACCTCTTCAGATACTTCTCTATGTACTCCTCTCTCACTCTCTTAAGTTCAGGAATTGGAATCATAGATAGAAGCTTCCATCCTATATCCAGTGTTTCTTCAATGGTTCTGTTCTCATACTCACCCTGATTTACAAACTCTCTTTCAAAACGATTTGCAAACTTTACAAAAATCCTGTCAACAGGCGTTAATGCAGTCTCACCAAGAATTGTAGCAAGTTCCTCTGCGTCCTTTCCTCTTGCATAAGCTGCATATAACTGATTCATAAGATCTGAATGATCTTCCCTTGTTTTACCTTTTCCAATACCCTTATCTTTAAGTCTTGAAAGTGATGGCCTTACATCAATGGGAGGATAGATTCCCTTCTTGTGAAGATCCCTCGACAAGAATATCTGTCCCTCTGTTATGTATCCAGTAAGGTCAGGTATTGGGTGAGTCTTATCATCTTCAGGCATTGTTACAATAGGAATCTGAGTTATGGATCCCTTTTTTCCTTTTATTCTTCCAGCTCTCTCGTATATTGTTGCAAGATCTGTATACATGTATCCAGGATATCCTCTCCTTCCAGGAACCTCCTTTCTTGCAGCAGAAATTTCTCTCAACGCCTCGCAGTAGTTTGTCATATCTGAGAGTATTACAAGTACATGCATATCAAGATCAAAGGCAAGGTACTCTGCCACTGTAAGAGCGGTTCTTGGAAGAGATATTCTCTCAATTACAGGGTTATTTGCAAGATTTATAAAGAGCACTGCCTTTGTTATTGCCCCTGTTCTCTTTAAATCAGTTATGAAGAAGTTTGCCTCCTCAAAAGTGATACCCATAGCGGCAAAAACCACCGCAAATTTTTCTCCTGTCTTAAGCACCTTAGCCTGTCTTGCAATTTGAGCAGCAAGATGAGGATGTGGAAGTCCTGCCCCAGAAAATATGGGTAGTTTTTGACCTCTTACAAGAGTGTTAAGTCCATCAATAGCAGACACACCTGTTTGAATAAACTCATTTGGATAGTCTCTTGCGTATGGATTTATTGGATTTCCATTTATATCCCTCATATCCTCTGGAATGATGTCAGGTCCTCCATCTATAGGCTCACCAAATCCATTAAATATCCTTCCAAGAATGTCCTTTGAGACAGGAACTTCAAGTCCTCTACCAGTAAACTTAACTCTACATTCCTTTGGGGTAAGTCCGTATGATGGTTCAAAGAGCTGTAAAAGTGCCCTGTTTTCTTCAGCAACAAGAACTTTTCCTCTTCTTTCCTCTCCAGAAGGAAGTGTTATCTCCACAAGTTCCCCATACTTTACTCCACTAATATCCTGAACTACCATAAGAGGTCCTGCTATTTCACTTGTGGTAAGATACTCTTTAGCCATTAACAACCTCCTTCTCTTCAGTAAGAGATTTGAAACTCTCCTCAATTTTTTCAATTAGTTCATTAAATTTCTCATCCATTTCTTCCTCAGGTATATACTTTGCTCTTGCTATATCCACTCTAACAGGAAGTTCAATGATGCTTTCAAGTTCTGCACCCTTCTGTAGTGCCTCGACACTCTTATCATAGAAGAAGAGTATAAGTTTGAGCATTAAGTATTGTTTTTTTAATGAAGTGTATGTATCAATTTCATGATAGGCGTTCTGGTGAAGAAAATCTTCCCTTATAGATTTTGCTCCTTCAAGGACGAGTCTATCCTTCGGTGAGAGAGCATCGATTCCCACAAGTCTGACAATTTCCTCAAGTTCAGCCTCCCTCTCCAACAACTCCATTGCTTTTTCCCTTAAAGAGGGAAACTCTTCGTTCACTTTTTCTCTATAGTATGGATCAAGATCATGTGTGTAAAGTGAATAACTCGTCAACCAATTTATTGCAGGGAAATGTCTTCTTGATGCAAGTGTATCATCAAGTCCCCAGAATACCTTTACAACTCTCAATGTGGATTGAACTACAGGATCTGAGAGATCACCACCAGGAGGTGAGACCGCA includes the following:
- a CDS encoding amidohydrolase family protein; amino-acid sequence: MYDIVIRNAKTRKFKSLVDIGILDGKIKTIKEKVDEKGSIEIDAKGKLVTESFVNAHLHLCKVYTLMKMTEEALKDYHGEDMGKAMTAIELAAKIKERYDEKWILPNVRRALKLAALNGVTHIRAFADVDSKAKLEGIKALIKAREEFKGIVDVQVVAFPQDGVVREPGAYELVREAMKMGADVVGGIPWIEFTEEDEQEHIDKMFEIAKEFDKPVSMLVDDAGDPGLRTLEMLAIKAIKEGWEGRVLAHHARAMALYPKPYFMKLVAILKKAKMGVISDPHTGPLHARVKEMIEEGALVALGQDDISDAYYPYGRNNMLEVAFLSSHILWMTTSEDMEKLYDMITIDAAKAMGIKNFGLKEGNDAHLVILKEENVLEALRNHDEPAYVISHGKLVDKEKFRG
- a CDS encoding V-type ATP synthase subunit D — its product is MKIKANPNRMVLLRLKRRLNIARRGHKLLKDKLEGMMKDFIKTAKEFREETEIVDREYLRIESLFALAESEMGKETIKLLSKKRADIRLKHEKKNIMGVVVPEFKLDIKGKVFGYPVNITTPEYDFGIQGFIKFLPKLISLAEKIKTLEELSRDIEKTRRRVNALEYIMIPSLEETIKYITNKLDELERESHARISRIKEIIRGEEGR
- a CDS encoding V-type ATP synthase subunit B; translation: MAKEYLTTSEIAGPLMVVQDISGVKYGELVEITLPSGEERRGKVLVAEENRALLQLFEPSYGLTPKECRVKFTGRGLEVPVSKDILGRIFNGFGEPIDGGPDIIPEDMRDINGNPINPYARDYPNEFIQTGVSAIDGLNTLVRGQKLPIFSGAGLPHPHLAAQIARQAKVLKTGEKFAVVFAAMGITFEEANFFITDLKRTGAITKAVLFINLANNPVIERISLPRTALTVAEYLAFDLDMHVLVILSDMTNYCEALREISAARKEVPGRRGYPGYMYTDLATIYERAGRIKGKKGSITQIPIVTMPEDDKTHPIPDLTGYITEGQIFLSRDLHKKGIYPPIDVRPSLSRLKDKGIGKGKTREDHSDLMNQLYAAYARGKDAEELATILGETALTPVDRIFVKFANRFEREFVNQGEYENRTIEETLDIGWKLLSMIPIPELKRVREEYIEKYLKRFIDEDKSKS